The following coding sequences lie in one Leptospira broomii serovar Hurstbridge str. 5399 genomic window:
- a CDS encoding TIGR04388 family protein — protein MKSRLRGAAKKNGINAAENVSLLSAANTALLNSRMSYIDGMVANLSSQLTFTDSGLSQLLKANGDTIYTGKAGKDGNQYIADIDGNMKRDANGNGITLQSFINSTCGQGLANAACSPYTTKEYASVVANSDGSITLTKNMHTGTSSLTGGDAGDSSNYKYDTTARQFTIAAPGVVALDSQNTTVRVDDPNGGSTRKGGILGPSAGQSGTGLNIFDSSSVGNLVSSAFTNLQDYMSGANLQKMAQEMTGGLGYIDKQDSMMLSTAQTDAQNKAQTASLIEDYAKNVLLGGVSTGDWVKGQVKSATQSLIATALSNTFDLSPEAASFLAGAWQDKIAAKNAQHSINNSFTNVGNILATGGMSLVAGAELKITSNVPGLSGISKAIMDVSYPGQEADIQKYKNDKFQAYGLAVTEFGKMNGWDPTVIQQFSQYAVDAMRNKSAKQELGMTGPALSLGRIGNELNTMAASIEGPLAEGMGAMTHAISTGLAGLHVISGSKAEDFNDDTRIAINDIKLKGNKGCSDPVQGRPGE, from the coding sequence ATGAAAAGTAGGTTGAGGGGCGCGGCCAAGAAAAACGGAATCAACGCAGCGGAGAACGTGTCCTTGTTAAGCGCAGCGAATACAGCGTTGTTGAATAGTAGAATGAGCTATATAGACGGGATGGTAGCGAATCTATCGAGTCAGTTAACATTTACGGATAGCGGACTGAGTCAGTTACTAAAAGCGAATGGAGATACGATCTATACAGGGAAGGCCGGAAAAGACGGAAACCAGTATATCGCGGATATAGACGGAAATATGAAACGAGATGCCAATGGAAACGGGATCACGTTGCAGAGTTTTATCAACTCGACTTGCGGACAAGGACTTGCGAACGCGGCTTGTTCACCGTATACGACGAAGGAATACGCGAGCGTGGTAGCGAATTCGGATGGGTCGATCACACTTACGAAGAATATGCATACGGGAACATCCTCGTTAACCGGCGGGGACGCGGGCGACTCCAGCAATTATAAATACGATACGACGGCAAGACAGTTTACGATTGCGGCACCTGGAGTCGTGGCACTGGATTCCCAGAATACGACAGTGAGAGTTGATGACCCTAACGGTGGTTCGACCCGGAAAGGGGGAATTCTTGGACCTAGTGCAGGGCAGTCGGGCACTGGGTTAAACATATTCGATTCATCGTCGGTGGGAAATCTGGTGAGTTCGGCCTTTACGAATCTACAAGACTATATGAGCGGGGCCAATTTGCAAAAAATGGCTCAAGAGATGACAGGCGGGTTAGGGTATATAGACAAACAAGACTCGATGATGCTCTCAACCGCACAAACAGACGCACAGAATAAAGCGCAAACTGCGTCCTTAATAGAAGATTATGCGAAGAACGTATTACTAGGCGGAGTGAGTACAGGAGATTGGGTGAAAGGGCAGGTCAAGTCGGCGACCCAGAGCTTGATCGCGACAGCACTCTCGAATACATTCGATTTGTCACCTGAAGCTGCGTCCTTTTTAGCAGGAGCGTGGCAGGATAAGATAGCAGCTAAGAACGCACAACATTCGATTAACAATTCGTTTACGAACGTAGGGAATATCTTGGCTACCGGAGGGATGAGCTTAGTCGCGGGCGCCGAACTAAAGATAACAAGCAATGTCCCAGGACTGAGTGGGATCTCAAAAGCGATCATGGACGTATCGTATCCGGGACAGGAAGCGGATATTCAGAAATATAAGAACGATAAATTCCAGGCCTACGGACTAGCGGTTACAGAGTTCGGGAAGATGAACGGCTGGGATCCGACGGTGATCCAACAATTCTCGCAATACGCAGTGGATGCGATGAGAAACAAATCGGCGAAGCAGGAACTAGGGATGACAGGACCTGCATTGTCACTAGGAAGAATCGGAAATGAACTGAACACGATGGCAGCGTCGATAGAAGGACCTCTTGCAGAGGGAATGGGAGCAATGACGCATGCTATATCGACTGGCCTTGCAGGATTACACGTAATCTCGGGATCTAAGGCAGAAGACTTTAACGACGATACGCGAATAGCGATTAATGATATCAAGCTAAAGGGCAATAAGGGATGCAGTGACCCAGTACAAGGCAGACCAGGTGAGTAG